ACGTCATGGGCATCCAGGACGACTCCATCGACGTGGTGGGCTCCGACGTCACGCAGGTCACGCTCGACCTCATCGCCAGGATGCAGGACGAGGAGGAGGGCGACTCGCTCACCATCCTCGCCGGACAGGACATGGACGACGCCGCCTTCGAGGCGCTCGTCTCTGCCATCGAGGAGGCCCAGCCCGACCTCGAGGTCGACCCGCATCGCGGCGAGCAGCCCCTCTACCCCGTGATCTTCTCGATCGAGTAGGCCGTGGGGGAGCGCCCCGCCATCGCGTCAGCCGCAGAGAGGGTGCAGAGAACCTGCGCCCTCTCTGACTCTGTGGCGCGCCTGCGCTACGTGAGGGGCACCCGCGAGGCGGCGCTCGCGCGCCTGGGCATCCGTCGCGTGCGCGACCTGCTCCTGCACGTGCCCCATCGCTATCTCGACTTCACGCACGTCGAGAAGATCGCGCATGCCGACGTCGGCACCGACGCCACCGTCGTGGCCACGGTCGACCGCGTGGTGCTCAAGCGGCCCCGGCCGCGGCTGCAGATCGTCGAGCTCTCGGTGGTCGACGACACGGGCGTCCTTCTCGCCACGTTCTTCCGGCAGCCGTGGGTCGCCGAGCAGGTGCACGAGGGCGACGTGGTCGCGCTCTCCGGGAAGGTCACCTTCGGCTACGGGTTCAAGCAGATGAAGGCCCCCTTCTACGAGGTCGTGACGGGGGAGGGGGGCGCCGGGGGCTATGCCCGGGTGCTGCCCGTCCACCCGGTGACCGAGGGGGTCAGCGCGAGCTGGATGCGCAGGATCGTGGCGTCGGCGCTCGCCGACGCGGGAGACGTGTGCGACTGGCTGCCCGCGCGCCTCGCGGCCAAGCGCGGCCTCATGACGCTCGGCCGGGCCCTGCGCGACGTGCACTTCCCGCGCTCGGTTGCCTGCGCCGGGCGCGCGCGGCGCAGGCTCGCCTACGACGAGCTGCTCTGCCTGCAGCTCGCGCTGCTCTCGCGCCGCCAGATCGAGCTGGCGGGCGCCGAGCCGTGCTCCCACGTGACGGACGGGCCGCACGTGGGCGCGCTCCTCGCCGCGCTGCCCTTCACCCTCACCGAGGAGCAGCGCGCGGCGGCGGACGAGATCCTCGCCGACATGGCCGCCCCGCGCGTCATGAACCGGCTGCTCCTGGGAGACGTCGGCACCGGCAAGACGGCCGTCGCCGCCGTGGCGATCGCGGCCGTGGCCGACACCGGCACCCAGGCGGCCGTCATGGCGCCCACCTCCGTGCTCGCCCGCCAGTACGCCGACAAGCTCGGCCCCGTGCTCGACGCCGCGCGCGTGAGCTGGGCGCTCGTCACCGGCTCGACGCCCGCGCCCGACCGCTCCCGGATCGAGCGGGCGGCCGCCGCCGGCGAGCTCACGGTCGTCTTTGGGACGACGGCGCTGCTCTCCGAGGACCTCGAGTTCTCCGCGCTCACGCTGGTCGTCATCGACGAGCAGCATCGCTTCGGCGTCGACCAGCGCGCCGCGCTGCGCCGCAAGGGCGCCGGCGCGGACCTGCTCGCCATGACCGCGACGCCCATCCCGCGCACGCTCGCCCTCTCGCTCTACGGCGACGTGGACCTCTCGCGCATCCGCCGCCGCCCGCGCGCCGGGGCGGGCGTGACCACGCGCGTCATCTCGCCCACCAACCTCGACCTCGCCTGGGGGGCGATCCGCGACGCCACGGCGGCGGGACGGCAGGCCTACGTGGTCTGCCCGCTCGTCGACGACGAGGACGACGGCTCGGCCCTCGACGACGTGCCCGAGCCGCTGCGCGGGTCCGCGGAGCGGCCGCGCGCGGCGGTCCCCACCCTAGAGGAGCTGCGCGTCCAGGTCCTGCCGGGCGTCTCCTGCGACCTCCTCCACGGGCGGATGTCGGCGGCCGAGAAGGACCGGGCCATGGAGCGCTTCCGCAAGGGCGAGACCCAGGTGCTCGTGACCACCACGGTCGTGGAGGTGGGGGTGGACGTGCCGAACGCCACGGTCATGGTCGTCCTCGACGCCGACCGGTTTGGCCTGGCCACCCTCCACCAGCTCCGGGGCCGCGTCGGTCGCGGCGACGTGGCGGGGACGGTGTTCCTCTCCTGCGCGGCGAGGCGCGACAGCCGCGCGCGCGAGCGCCTCGCGGCGCTCGAGGCGACCTCGGACGGCTTCGAGCTCGCCGAGCTCGACCTGCGTCTGCGCCATGAGGGCGAGGTCCTGGGGTATCGTCAGAGCGGTGGCGTCTCGCTCGAGGTCTCCGACCTCGACGCCGACCGCGACCTCGTGGAGTGGGCGCACGCCGACGCCCGGGAGATCGCGGACGCCGACCCGCGCCTCGTCGCCCCCGCGCACCGCGCGATGGCGCTCGAGGTGCGCGACAGGTTCGGGGCCTACTTCGAGGAGCTGGAGCGAGCATGAGGATCGTCGGCGGAAAGTGGCGGGGGCGCAGAATCGAGGCGCCGGAGGGGCGTGCCGTGACGCGGCCGACGACCGACCGCATGCGCGAGAGCATGGCGTCGCAGATCCTCTCGGCCTGCGGGCTCGACCTCTCGGGCCGCTCGGTGCTCGACGCCTTCGCCGGGTCGGGCGCGATGGGGCTGGAGCTGGTCTCGCGCGGGGCCGCGCGGGCGACCTTCGTGGACCGCGACCGTCGCGCCGTGGCGCGCCTCCGGCGCACCGCAGCCTCGCTCGGGGCGGCCGACGGGGAGGTCGCGGCGCTCGCGGGCGACGTGTTCTCGCTCGCCCCCCGCGGGCTGCCCGGGGCCCCGTTCGACGTCGTGTTCCTCGACCCCCCCTACGCGCTCTCGGCCGAGCGGGTGTCGTCGCTCGTGGACGTGCTCGCGCGCGGCGGTCAGCTCGCCCCGGGCGCCGTGGTAGTCTACGAGCACGCCGCCGATGCCCCCGGCCTCGACTGCGACGCCCTGGGCCCCGCCCGCTCCAGGACGCACGGGATCACGGCGGTCGACCTCATGGTCGCGCGCACGGAAGGGGACACCCAATGAGCACCGATACCATCACCCACGTCGTCGTCCCGGGCACCTTCGACCCGGTGACGCTCGGCCACATCGACGTCATCCGCCGGACGCGCCGGCTCTTTCCGCGCGTGACCGTCGCGGTGGCGGCCTCCGCCAACAAGCACGGCCGCGGCACCACCTTCACGCTCGACGAGCGCGTCGAGATGATCCGCGAGGCCCTCGTCTGCGAGGGGCTGCCCGACGACATCGAGGTCGCGCCCTTCACCGGGCTTCTCGTCAGCTTTGCGCGGGAGCTCGGCGCCGGAGGCGTGGTCAAGGGACTGCGCGCCATGACCGACTTCGAGTACGAGCTCCAGCAGGCCGACCTCAACAGCCATCTGTCGCCGGACCTCGAGAGCGTCTTCGTCATGTCGAGCCCGCAGTACGGCTACGTGTCGTCCTCGATCGTGCGAGAGATCGCGTCGCTGGGCTCCGACGTGAGCACGCTCGTGCCCGCCAACGTCAACGCGCGCCTGCTCGAGCGCTACGGGCGGTAGGGCGCGCGGACGGCTGCCTCCGCCGCCTGCCGCGGGCCGCGAATGGACGTTTTTCTCGACAAAACCGTCCACTTGCGGCCCGTCCTTCTCCGCCCATCCGACTACGGGCCGCGGATGGACGCTTCGGCTGCGAGAACCGTCTATCTACGGCCCGCGGCGCCGGGGGGACTCCACGGCTCATGGGTGGGCCTTGGCAGGGAAGACGAGAAGGACACCGAAGGCGGGCCGCGGTCGCCGACGCGAAACCGCCACAACCTGCGGTGTTCCCCGCCCCCTGCGGCGCACCTCACGCGCAATCTGCTACTATGGCCTTTGATGGAGCCTCTGCGCCCACCGCCGATGAGTCACGCGAAAGGAACCATAGATGCAGCCAGGTGAGGAAATCGAGAGCTTGGTGGACGAGCTCGAGCAGATCGTCAACGAGGCAAAGTCCCCGCTCATGGACAACGGCCAGAAGAAGATCGTGGACGCCCAGGACGTCTACGAGATCCTCGACGAGATTCGCCGGGTCTTCCCGCAGGAGTTCTCCGACGCGCGTCGCATCCTCAAGGAGGAGCAGGAGATGCTCGACCGCGCGCAGCAGCAGGCCAACTCGATCATCGCCGACGCCCAGCAGCAGGCGATGATCCTCGCCGGCGACCAGGAGGTCGTGCGCCTCGCCCAGCAGCAGGCGGACGGCATCCGCGACCAGGCCGCCCAGTACGAGCGCGACACCCGCTACAACGCCGAGGAGTACGCCGACACCGTGCTCGCCCACCTCGAGGAGAACCTCAAGAGCCTCACGAGCTCGGTCTCGCGCGTCCGCCAGACCCTCGACGAGAACTCCGGCCCGCGCAACACCACCAACAACGTGCCCTGGTAGGCGCCGCCATGGAGCCCATGCCCTTCGCCCTGGACGAGCGCCTCGCGAACGCGGGCGACACCTGCCCGCTCGTCGGTCACCTCGACGAGCGCTCCTACGAGCTCGGCGACCACGAGTTCGAGCTGCCCGACGGCCTCGACTACGACCTCGTCCTCACCAACGCTGGCGAGGGCATCCTCGCGACGGGAATCGTCCGCGCCCACGTGGTGGGCACGTGCGACCGCTGCCTCGACCCCGCCGAGTTCGACGTCGCCGGCGAGGTGGACGGCTACTATCTCTTCCACGAGCCCGAGCGTCTCGCGGAGGACGAGGACGAGGCGGACTACGAGCTCGTCTCGCCCGACAACACGATCGACCTCTCCGCGTCGCTCGTCTCGGCCCTCGTGATGGACACCCCGTTCGTCGTGCTGTGCCGCGACGACTGCCGTGGGCTCTGCCCGGTCTGCGGCGCCAACCTCAACGAGGGGGACTGCGGGCACGCGGCCGAGCTCGAGGCCCGGCGCGAGGCGGAGCGCCTCGAGTCGTCGCCCTTCTCGGCGCTCGCCGGGCTCGACCTCGGCACGGGGGACGGGCACGGTTCCGTCGAGGAGTGAAGAATTGCTGAGCACGTGCCCTTTTCGCGGACTCGTGCTATAGTGTCTCCTTGCGTGAATTGGTAATGAGCGCCTCCGTGGGCGAGCGGCGGGCGCCTTCGTGACAAGAGAGGTTTGTGACATGGCAGTACCCAAGCAGAAGAAGGGCCGCGGCGCCACCCACTCCCGTCGTTCGGCCAACAGCAAGCTCGCGGCTCCGGCCCGCTCCGTGTGCCCGCAGTGCGGCGCCCCCAAGCTCCCGCACCACGTGTGCCCCAACTGCGGCCACTACAAGGACCGCGAGGTCATCGTCACCGAGTAGCTTCTCGGCACAGCATGGCGAGCCTGGCCGACTCCCGTTGCGGGAGTCGGCCTTTTTTGCCCGCGTCGCCCTTCTCGTTCTTCTCGTCTTTCTCGCCCTTCTCACCCGTCCTGCGAGCAGTTCGATTAGCATGCAGAATCCGGTTTCCTTCTCTATATCTCCAGGTGGAAAAACGGGGAAAGTCGAACTTTGCTTGTTAATTTGCGTGAGGCGCCCGCCTCGGTGCCCCGAGCCGTCACAGAAGCGACGGTCGGACGAGAAGGACGTGGCATAATGGAGCGCGGAGAAGAACGTGCGAAGGGGGAGACATGACCACCATCTGCGTAGACGTCATGGGCGCCGACAAGGAGCCCGAGGTCCTGCTCGAGGGCGTGGCCCAGGCGCTCGCCGACGACCCTGGACTCGAGGTGCTCGTCGCCGGGTCGGCCGAGGTGGTCGAGCCCTTCGCCGCCTCCCATGACCGTGCTCGCGCCCTCGTGACGACCGAGGTCATCGCGATGTCGGAGCATCCTGCGAACGCCGTTCGCCAGAAGAAGGACGCGAGCATCGTGCGCGCTGCCGCCGCCGTGCGCGCCGGCGACGCGGACGGGCTCTTCTCCGCCGGCTCCACCGGCGCTGTGCTCACCGCCGCCACCTTTGGCGTCGGGCGCATCAGGGGCATCAAGCGCCCTGCGCTCTCCCTGCCGTTCCCGGGGATCTCGGGGCGCCCCACGGTGTTTCTCGACATGGGGGCCAACGCTGACGTCAAGCCAGACGTGCTCGTGCAGTTTGCCCACATGGGCCGCGCCTACTCACGCGCCATCCTGGGCGTCGCCGAGCCGCGCGTGGGCCTGCTCTGCAACGGCTCCGAGGACACCAAGGGCTCGGAGATGGCGCTCGCCTACCATGCCGCGCTCGAGGCCGGCGACTGCGGCTTCGCGGGCAACGCGGAGGGCACGGACCTGCTCGCCGGAACCTTCGACGTGATCGTCGCCGACGGCTTCACCGGCAACGTTGCCCTCAAGTCGCTCGAGGGCACGGGAAAGTTCGTCATCAAGCGCCTCAAGGCCGCGATGGAGGCGTCGCTCGCCAACAAGATCGGCATGGCGCTGCTCGCCTCCTCGCTCAAGTCGCTCGCCGCCGAGATGTCCGGCGACGAGTACGGCGGCGCCATTCTGCTCGGGCTTCGCGCGCCGGTGGTCAAGGGGCATGGGGCCACGAGCGCGCAGGCCGTGCGCAAGGGGACGCTCGCCGCCGCGGCGGCCGTGCGCGCCGGGCTCTGCGACAAGATCGCCGCGGCGTGCGATATAGCTGGATGATGCAAAGGGAACGCACCCTTCCGGCGTCGGCCGGGGTAGAATCGAAGAAAGCCGGACAAGGAGGAACCATGGACCGTGACGCAATTCTCGCCAAGGTCATCGAGGTCGTCGAGGACACGCTCTCGCTCGGCGACGACGTGACGCTCGACGAGGCCACCAACCTGAAGGAGCTCGGCGCCGACTCGTTCGACCTGCTCGAGCTCGTGACCGCCCTCGAGGACGAGTTCTCCATGACCTTCGAGGACGACGCGGTGCGCACGATCGCCACCGTCGGCCAGGTGGTCGACGCCATCTCCGCAGCACAGTAGGCGGGGGTCCGATCGTTGAAGATGCAGGCGAGGGTGGCCGAGGCCGAGCGGGTCTGCGGCCACCACTTTGAGAACCAGGACCTCATCGTCTCCGCCCTCACGCACCCCTCGGCCTCCGAGGGGCGCCCGGTCTCGGCATCCTACGAGCGCCTCGAGTTCCTCGGTGACTCCATCCTCGGCGCCATCGTCGCGACCGACCTCTTCGAGCGGTTTCCCGAGATGGACGAGGGCGCGCTCACGCAGGCCAAGATCAGCCTCGTCTCGGGCAAGATGCTCTCGAGCGTTGCCGGCCGCCTGGGCCTGGCGCCGCTCATCGTGATGGGGGAGTCCGAGCGCGGCACCGGCGACCGCGGCATGCACTCGGCCCTCGAGAACGTCTACGAGGCGCTCGTGGGCGCCCTCTACCTCGACGCGGGCTACGCGGCGACGCACGCGTTCGTGGCGGCCACGCTCGGCCCCGAGGTCTCCCCCGCGCTGGCCGAGAAGCCCATCAGCCCCAAGTCGCGCCTCCAGGAGATCACCCAGCGCGACCTTCACTGCGGCCCCGAGTACAGGCTCGTCTCCGAGGAGGGGCCGGCGCACGACCCCACGTTCACCTCCGTCGTCCTCGTGGAGGGCAGGCGGATCGGGCGCGGCACGGGCTCCTCGAAGAAGTCCTCGGAGAGCGCCGCCGCCGTCGACGCCCTCGTGCGCCTCGGCTATGCCGACGAGGGAGACTTCGACGGCTCGGGAACCACCAACTAGCGCGCGAGAAGGACGTGGAAGTTGTACCTTAAGTCGCTGACACTCAAGGGGTTCAAGTCCTTCGCGGACCGCACCCACATGGTCTTCGACCCGGGCCTCACCGTGGTCGTGGGCCCCAACGGCTCCGGCAAGTCGAACGTCTCCGACGCGATTCTGTGGGTGCTGGGCGAGCAGAGCGCCAAGCAGCTCCGCGGCCAGGCGATGGAGGACGTCATCTTCTCGGGCTCGTCGGCACGCTCGGCGGTGGGCGTCGCCGAGGTCACGCTCGTGCTCGACAACTCCGACCACACGCTTCCCATCGACTTCGCCGAGGTGGGAATCACGCGGCGGATGTATCGCTCGGGGGAGTCCGAGTACCTGATCAACGGGGCGCCGAGCCGGCTCATGGACGTGCAGGACATCCTCCACGACTCGGGCCTGGGCAAGGACACCCACTCGATCATCTCGCAGGGCAAGCTCGACTCGATCCTCTCGAGCCGCCCCGAGGAGCGCCGCGCGCTGATCGAGGAGGCGGCAGACATATCCAAGCACCGCCGTCGCAAGGAGCGCAGCCAGCGGAAGCTCGTCTCCATGGACGAGAACCTCGCGCGCGCCAAGATGCTCTCCCGCGAGATCGCGCGCCAGCTGCGCCCGCTCGAGCGGCAGGTCGACAAGGCCCAGCGGGCCCGGCAGCTCGAGGACGAGCTCAAGGAGCTCGAGGTGACGCTCGCCGTGGACGACCTGAGGCGGCTGCAGCAGGACTACGCGCGCCTCGAGGCGCGCGGCAGGGAGGCCGACGCCGCCTGCGAGCTCGCGCAGTATCGCCTGGACGAGAAGAGCGCCGAGCTCGAGAAGCTCCAGTCGCTGCTCGAGCAGAAGGGGCTGTTCGTGGGCGACCTCGGCGAGCAGCGCCGTCGCATGCAGGACCTCCTCGGCAGGATGGACGCGGACATGCGCCTTCTCGAGGAGAAGGGCAAGAACATGGTCTCGCGCCTCTCCGACATGCGCATGCAGCTCTCGACGATGGAGAAGCAGCGCTCCGACGCCGCCGAGGAGCACGAGGGCGTGGCCGGAGAGCTCTCGGACGCCCGCGTGCGCGAGGCGAGCCTGCGCGAGTCCCTCGAGGCGCTCTCCCGTGCCGCGCGCGAGGCGAGCGAGCGCCGCCGCGCCGTCGACGAGGAGCTCGCCGGCATCACCGCCGAGGAGCGCGCCGCGCGCACCGAGGCGGACCGCGAGACGCTCGCCTATGCCAAGCTCGAGGACCAGATCAGCAACGCCGAGGTGGAGGACCAGATGTTCGCCTCCCGCCTCGCGCAGCTCGAGGAGACGGCGCGCACGGCCGAGGAGGCCATCGCCGAGCGCGACCGGCGCGTCGAGGGGCTCGAGGGGGAGCTCTCCGAGGAGCGCCGCCGCGAGTCCGCCCTCGTCGCCTCCGTGACGGGCCTCACCACGGCGCTCGAGTCGGCCCGCGCCGAGCACACCGTGGCCCAGCGCGAGCTCTCGTCCGCCGCGGCCACCCTCGACGCGCTGAGGGCGGTGGACTCGGACGTGGAGTCGGCCACGCCGCTCGTCGCCGCGCTCGCCTCCGACGAGGCTCGCGTCAGGTGCCGCCTCGCCGACCTCGTCGACGCCGACTCGGAGGTCGAGTCGCTCGTGGAGCGGCTCCTGGGCGACGACCTCGCCGCCCTCGTCGTCGGCGGCTCGGATGACGTCGCCGCCCTCGCGCGCCGGGCGCTCTCGCTCACCGACCGCGAGGGCCGCGCCGCGCTCGTCGCGTCCGCACCCGCCGTCGCGCCCTCGCCCTCGGACGCCCCGGGCACCCCCCTCGTCTCGCGCCTGCGCGTCTCTGACGAGGCCAGGCCGCTGCTCGAGGCCCTTCTCGGGGGCGTGCGCATCGTCGCCGACGCCGACGAGGCCATCCGCTCTCACGAGGCGGCCCCGGAGGCGGTCTACGTCACCCTCGACGGGGTCGTCGCGCTGCCCGACGGCCGCGTCCACGTCGGGACCGCCCCCTCCGGCGAGGCGGGCGCGCTCGAGCGCAAGCGTCGCATCCGCGAGCTGGAGGCCGGCATGGGGGCGCTCGAGGAGCGCCTCGCCGCTGCCGTCGACGCCGTCGCCGAGGCGGAGGAGCGCCTCGCGGGGGCGCGCGAGGAGTCCGCCGCGGCGAAGGGGGAGATCGCCCGGCTCCAGGCGGAGATCTCCTCGACGACGGCCGAGCGCGGTCGCCTGGAGGCGCAACTCGCGGGCGCCGCGTCCGAGCGCGCCCAGGTGACCAAGAGGCGCGAGGCGTCCGCCGAGCGGGCCACCGCCGCGCGGGCGCAGATCGAGGAGCACAGGTCCGCCGCCCGCGCCGCGCGCGAGCTGGCCGACGAGCTCGCGGGTCGCCTCGCCGAGCGCACCGCGGAGCACGAGGAGGCGGTGCGCGCCCAGGGCAAGGCGTCCAAGGAGCTCTCTGACGGGCGGCTCGAGCTCGCCATGACGAGCGAGCGCCGCGCCGGCCTCGAGCGCCGCGACCGCGAGCTCTCCGCCCGCGTCGCCGAGCTCGACGCACGCATCGACGCCACCCGTCGCTCTTCTCGCTCGCTCGAGGTCGTCCGCCTGCGCGTCGACCCGCTGCACGACCGCTACGACGCCATCCGCGAGCGCGCCCTGGAGTGGGCGGCGCGCCTGAAGGACCGCGCCTCGCTCGCCGAGGCGGACTCCGACTCGCTCAAGCGCACGATCGGCGATGCACGCGAGGCGGTGAGCGCGGCATCCGCCGAGCTCGAGGGGGCCCGCTCCGCGGCGACCGCCGTCAAGGTGGACCTCGGCAAGCTCGAGGTCCAGGTCCAGGGTGCCGTGAACGCCATCGTTGCCACGGGAGCCGTGCTCGACGAGGCGCTCGAGTGCCCGCCGCCCGAGGACAGGGAGGCGGCGGAGCGCCGCGCCGACTCCCTTCGCTCCCAGATCGAGTCCATCGGCCCGGTCAACGCCGTCGCGATGGACGAGTACCTGCGTCTCAAGGAGCGCTTCGACTACATCGACGAGCAGGTCCACGACCTCGAGGACGCCCGCGTGTCCCTGCGCAAGATCACCGCGGCCATCGACCGCAAGATGCGCAACCGGTTCCTCACCGTGTTCGAGCGCGTGAACGCCAACTTCTCGGAGATATTCGCGCTGCTGTTCCCGGGCGGCCAGGCGCACATCGAGATGACGGACCCCGACAACCCCTCGGAGACCGGTATCGAGATCGTCGCCCAGCCGCGCGGCAAGCGGCTCTCCAAGATGATGCTCATGAGCGGCGGGGAGAAGTCGCTCACGGCGCTGGCGCTGCTGTTCGCCGTCTACAAGGTGCGCACGGTACCGTTCTACGTCTTCGACGAGGTCGAGGCCGCGCTCGACGACTCGAACCTCTCCAAGCTGCTCGACGCAATCGAGCGGCTCAAGGCAACGACGCAGCTCATCGTGATCTCCCACCAGCGGCGCACGATGGAGCAGGCCGACGTGCTCTACGGCGTCTCCATGCAGGCGGACGGCGTGAGCCGCGTGGTGTCCCAGCGACTCGACCAAGAGACCGGAAAGGTGGTTGATGCGTAGCATGGGTCTTCTCGACAGCCTGAGGGCGGGCCTCCAGCGGTCCCGCGAGGCAATCAACGAGATCTTCTACATGGGCGGCGAGGTCGGCGAGGACTTCTGGGAGGACCTCGAGGACACCCTCGTCATGGGCGACATGGGGGCGGAGGTCGCGATGCGCGTGACCGACGACCTGCGCGAGCAGGCTGCGCGCGAGAACCTCACCCGTGCCGACCAGCTGCGCGACGCGCTTGCGAGGCGCCTCGCGGCAGAGTTCCCGGCCGCCGCGCGCGACCCCTTCACCGACCTTCCGAGCTGCGTGCTGTTCGTCGGCATCAACGGGGCGGGCAAGACGACCACGGTCGGCAAGCTCGCCGGCCGCGCTCGCGAGTCCGGCGTCTCCTGCCTCATCGGCGGGGCAGACACGTTCCGCGCGGCCGCCATCGAGCAGCTCGAGGTCTGGGGCTCAAGGGCGGGCGTTGACGTCGTCACGCGCGAGCGCGGCGCCGACCCGGCGAGCGTGTGCTACGAGGTCGTGGACGAGGCCGAGCGACGCGGCAGCGAGCTCGTCCTGATCGACACGGCAGGGCGCCTGCACACCTCCGCCGACCTCATGCGCGAGCTCGCCAAGGTCGTGAACGTCACCCGGAAGCGCTCGTCGCTGCCCGTTGCCGTGGTGCTCGTCATCGACGCCACCACCGGCCAGAACGGCCTGAACCAGGCCCGCGAGTTCAACGACGCCCTCGAGCTCGACGGCCTCATCGTCACCAAGCTCGACGGCACCGCCAAGGGCGGCATCGCCCTCGCCATCTCCAGCCAGCTGGGGCTGCCCATCTATCGCATCGGCGTGGGCGAGTCCCTCGACGACCTCCAGACCTTCGACGCGCTCGAGTTCTGCCGGGCGCTCGTGGGTGAAGGGATGTAGCCATGTTCAACTCTCTCTCCGACCGCCTCCAGGACACCTTCGAGCGCCTGCGCGGCAAGGGACGCCTCACCGAGGACGACATCAACGTCGCGATGCGCGAGATCCGCATGGCGCTGCTCGAGGCGGACGTCAACTATCGCGTGGTGAAGGAGTTCGTCGCCCGCTGCAAGGAGAAGTGCCTCACCGCCGAGGTCCTCTCCTCGCTCTCGCCGGCGCAGAACGTGGTCAAGGTGGTGCTCGACGAGCTCACGGTCCTTCTCGGCTCCACCGACTCCCGCCTCACGCTCGCGCAGAACCGCACGCCCAACGTGATCATGCTCGTGGGCCTGCAGGGCTCGGGCAAGACTACGGCCGCCGCAAAGCTCGCCTACCTCCTCAAGTCCCAGGGCCACAGCCCGCTGCTCGCCGCGTGCGACACGCACCGGCCGGCGGCCGCTGACCAGCTCGCCACGCTCGGCGCGGAGATCGGCGTCCCCGTCTTCCGCGGAGAGGGCAAGGACGCCGTCGCCGTGGCCGAGGGGTCGATCAGGGACGCCGTCGACCGTCTGTGCGACATCGTGATCGTCGACACCGCCGGTCGACTGCAGATCGACGAGGAGATGATGGAGGAGGCCGTCGCGATCAAGCGCGCGGTGCGCCCCGACCAGATCCTCATGGTCGTCGACGCCATGACCGGCCAGGACATCGTCAACGTGGTCACGGAGTTCGCCAACCGCGTGGACTTTGACGGCGTGATCATGTCCAAGCTCGACGGCGACGCCCGTGGCGGCGGCGCGCTGTCGGTGCGCGAGGTCACCGGGAAGCCGATCAAGTTCGTCTCGATGGGGGAGAAGCCTGACTCGCTGGAGGTCTTCCACCCCGACCGCATGGCCAAGCGCATCCTGGGCATGGGCGACGTCGTGGGCATCATCGAGCAGGCGCAGAGGGTCGCCGACGAGCAGCAGGTGGCAGATGCCGAGCGGATGCTCCGCGAGGGCTTCACGATGGACGACCTCCTCGCCCAGATGCAGCAGATCCGCAAGATGGGCGGCCTGCAGAAGCTCGTCGGCATGATCCCCGGCATGGAGCGCGCGATGGCGCAGGCCCCGCAGGCCGCGAGCGACGAGCAGCTCACGCGCATCGAGGCGATCATCC
Above is a genomic segment from Olsenella timonensis containing:
- the smc gene encoding chromosome segregation protein SMC, whose translation is MYLKSLTLKGFKSFADRTHMVFDPGLTVVVGPNGSGKSNVSDAILWVLGEQSAKQLRGQAMEDVIFSGSSARSAVGVAEVTLVLDNSDHTLPIDFAEVGITRRMYRSGESEYLINGAPSRLMDVQDILHDSGLGKDTHSIISQGKLDSILSSRPEERRALIEEAADISKHRRRKERSQRKLVSMDENLARAKMLSREIARQLRPLERQVDKAQRARQLEDELKELEVTLAVDDLRRLQQDYARLEARGREADAACELAQYRLDEKSAELEKLQSLLEQKGLFVGDLGEQRRRMQDLLGRMDADMRLLEEKGKNMVSRLSDMRMQLSTMEKQRSDAAEEHEGVAGELSDARVREASLRESLEALSRAAREASERRRAVDEELAGITAEERAARTEADRETLAYAKLEDQISNAEVEDQMFASRLAQLEETARTAEEAIAERDRRVEGLEGELSEERRRESALVASVTGLTTALESARAEHTVAQRELSSAAATLDALRAVDSDVESATPLVAALASDEARVRCRLADLVDADSEVESLVERLLGDDLAALVVGGSDDVAALARRALSLTDREGRAALVASAPAVAPSPSDAPGTPLVSRLRVSDEARPLLEALLGGVRIVADADEAIRSHEAAPEAVYVTLDGVVALPDGRVHVGTAPSGEAGALERKRRIRELEAGMGALEERLAAAVDAVAEAEERLAGAREESAAAKGEIARLQAEISSTTAERGRLEAQLAGAASERAQVTKRREASAERATAARAQIEEHRSAARAARELADELAGRLAERTAEHEEAVRAQGKASKELSDGRLELAMTSERRAGLERRDRELSARVAELDARIDATRRSSRSLEVVRLRVDPLHDRYDAIRERALEWAARLKDRASLAEADSDSLKRTIGDAREAVSAASAELEGARSAATAVKVDLGKLEVQVQGAVNAIVATGAVLDEALECPPPEDREAAERRADSLRSQIESIGPVNAVAMDEYLRLKERFDYIDEQVHDLEDARVSLRKITAAIDRKMRNRFLTVFERVNANFSEIFALLFPGGQAHIEMTDPDNPSETGIEIVAQPRGKRLSKMMLMSGGEKSLTALALLFAVYKVRTVPFYVFDEVEAALDDSNLSKLLDAIERLKATTQLIVISHQRRTMEQADVLYGVSMQADGVSRVVSQRLDQETGKVVDA
- the ftsY gene encoding signal recognition particle-docking protein FtsY; its protein translation is MGLLDSLRAGLQRSREAINEIFYMGGEVGEDFWEDLEDTLVMGDMGAEVAMRVTDDLREQAARENLTRADQLRDALARRLAAEFPAAARDPFTDLPSCVLFVGINGAGKTTTVGKLAGRARESGVSCLIGGADTFRAAAIEQLEVWGSRAGVDVVTRERGADPASVCYEVVDEAERRGSELVLIDTAGRLHTSADLMRELAKVVNVTRKRSSLPVAVVLVIDATTGQNGLNQAREFNDALELDGLIVTKLDGTAKGGIALAISSQLGLPIYRIGVGESLDDLQTFDALEFCRALVGEGM
- the ffh gene encoding signal recognition particle protein, with protein sequence MFNSLSDRLQDTFERLRGKGRLTEDDINVAMREIRMALLEADVNYRVVKEFVARCKEKCLTAEVLSSLSPAQNVVKVVLDELTVLLGSTDSRLTLAQNRTPNVIMLVGLQGSGKTTAAAKLAYLLKSQGHSPLLAACDTHRPAAADQLATLGAEIGVPVFRGEGKDAVAVAEGSIRDAVDRLCDIVIVDTAGRLQIDEEMMEEAVAIKRAVRPDQILMVVDAMTGQDIVNVVTEFANRVDFDGVIMSKLDGDARGGGALSVREVTGKPIKFVSMGEKPDSLEVFHPDRMAKRILGMGDVVGIIEQAQRVADEQQVADAERMLREGFTMDDLLAQMQQIRKMGGLQKLVGMIPGMERAMAQAPQAASDEQLTRIEAIIHSMTREERARPKIINGQRRRRIAMGSGRSVQEVNQLIKQWGEMNKMMGKMRGLAAQGGGKKGRRAMQQMMRNMGGGQGLPF